DNA from Paraburkholderia sp. ZP32-5:
ATCAGCGTGAAATTGTCGAACACGAAGAAGTTCGCGAGGATCTGTTCCGGCGTCAGGCCGATCGCCTTCAGCAGGATCGTGACCGGCATCTTGCGGCGACGGTCGACGCGGAAGTACAGCACGTCCTTCGGGTCGAACTCGAAATCGAGCCACGAACCGCGGTAAGGAATGATACGTGCCGAGAACAGGAGCTTGCCCGAGCTGTGCGTCTTGCCTTTGTCGTGTTCGAAGAACACGCCCGGCGAACGGTGCAACTGGGAAACGATCACACGTTCCGTGCCGTTGATGACGAACGAACCGGTCGGCGTCATGAGCGGAATTTCGCCCATGTACACTTCCTGTTCCTTCACTTCCTTGACGACCGGCTTGCTCGGCGATTCCTTGTCGAGCAGCACTAGGCGCACTTTGGCGCGCAGCGCCGAGCAGTACGTCAGACCGCGCTGCTGACATTCCTTGATGTTGAATGCCGGCGGCGACAGCATGTAGCTGACAAACTCGAGGCGAGCAAAGCCGTTATGCGAAACGATCGGAAATACGGAGGTAAACGCAGCCTGCAAGCCTTCTGACTTGCGTTGCGTAGAAGATGTCTCTGCTTGCAGAAACGTGCTGAATGATTCAAGCTGGGTAGCCAGCAGGAAAGGTACTTGGTGAACGATGGGGCGTTTCGCAAAACTCTTGCGAATACGCTTCTTCTCGGTGAAGGAATATTGCATACGATCTCCGAATCACGGCGGGCATAGTTGTCGAGGCAGGATACCTTGATGAGACAACCCGAGTGTTCACCGACTGAGACCCGATGGCCGTCCGATGGCTTGAACGAGCCTAGAAGCTTGGTGGTTGGCCGCTACCAACCGCTGGCTGACGGCAGCGGATGCCTGTGTTGCCCGCTACCCGACCAAACTTGCCTTCTGCAGTCGCTTCAGAAGACAAAGAGAAACGCCGGTCAATGTTGCCAACTGGCGATTTTCTTTGGCTTCTGGGGTCACGTTTTTGCCGGCTAACACCAGCAAAAACGCAGCCCCCACAAAGCACAAAAAGGCCGGCGGTGAAAAACCGCCAGCCTTCGCACAGCGCCTTGAAACTTACTTGACTTCAACCTTCGCGCCGGCTTCTTCCAGCTTCTTCTTGGCTTCTTCAGCAGCAGCCTTGGGCACAGCTTCCTTGACGGGCTTCGGTGCGCCGTCGACCAGGTCCTTCGCTTCCTTCAGGCCGAGACCCGTCAGTTCGCGAACAGCCTTAATGACTGCAACCTTGTTCGAGCCCACTTCTGCCAGCACGACCGTGAATTCGGTCTGCTCTTCAGCAGCAGCTGCAGCGCCGCCGCCTGCCGGGCCTGCCACTGCAACAGCAGCTGCCGACACGCCAAACTTTTCTTCGAACGCCTTGACCAGTTCGTTCAGTTCCAGAACCGACATCGAGCCAACGGCTTCGAGAATGTCTTCTTTTGCGATTGCCATTTGAAATACTCCTAAATTGAATTCGGATACAGCCAGCGATCAATTACGCTCGACCGAAGTGCATTACGCAGCGGCTTCTTCGCCTTGCTTCTTTTCCGCCAGCGCGGCCAGAGCGCGCGCAAAGCCGGAAACAGGAGCTTGCATAACGAACAGCAGCTTGGAGAGCAGTTCTTCGCGGCTCGGGATGTTTGCCAACGCTTGCACGCCAGCCTTGTCCATCACCTTACCTTCGTACGAGCCTGCCTTGATGACCAACTTGTCATTACCCTTACCGAAGTCATTCACGACTTTGGCAGCGGCAATTGCATCTTCCGAGATGCCGTAGATCAACGGGCCGGTCATCTGCTCTGCCAGAGGAGCAAACGGGGTACCTTCGACGGCGCGACGCGCCAGCGTGTTCTTCAACACGCGAAGGTAAACCTGTTGCTCACGCGCTTTCGCGCGCAGCTTGGTCAGATCGCCAACCGTGATCCCACGATACTCAGCCAGAACGATGGTCTGGGCTTTCGCAACTTGCGCGGAAACCTCAGCGACAACGGCCTGCTTGCTTTCTTTGTTAAGTGGCACGGTTAACCTCCAGATTCAATACACGCGGCGTGCGCCTTGTGTATTGCGTTCAATAACGGCGTCCGACCAGTCAGGAGTATTTCAACCGCCCGACGCTTGCATTGCCGCGAGCATCAAACAGCTTCACCACTACAAACTTTCTCGGGTTCGCCATCTGCGTTGGCTTTGCATTAAGGACACACCTACCTGCTGCGTGTCCGCCAACGGTCTTTGACAACCGGTCGCTCGATGCAGACTGCCACCGCGCAACCGCCCAAAGCCCATAAAACCGCCCGGCTCGCACCGTAGCGGCAAAATTTAATTACTGTGCTGCGATCGACGTCTGGTCGACGCGAACGCCGACACCCATCGTGCTCGACAGTGCAACCTTGCGCAGATACACACCCTTGCTCGTTGCAGGCTTCGCCTTTTGCAACGCTTCGATCAGCGCGTTCAAATTGCTACGCAAAGCTGCTGGTTCAAACGAAGCACGGCCGATGGTCGCGTGGATGATGCCCGCCTTGTCCACACGGAATTGCACCTGACCAGCCTTGGCGTTCTTGACAGCGGTCGCGACGTCCGGCGTAACCGTGCCGACCTTCGGGTTCGGCATGAGGCCGCGCGGGCCGAGGATCTGACCGAGCGTACCGACGACACGCATCGTGTCCGGCGAAGCGATCACGATGTCGAAGTTAAGATTTCCGGCCTTGACTTGTTCTGCCAGATCTTCCATGCCGACAACTTCAGCGCCTGCTGCGCGAGCCTGCTCAGCTTTTTCGCCTTGCGCGAACACAGCGACGCGAACAGACTTACCGGTGCCGGCGGGCAACACGACTGAGCCGCGAACGACTTGGTCCGACTTCTTCGCATCGATGCCGAGCTGCACTGCGACGTCGATCGATTCATCGAACTTTGCGCTTGCACAATCCTTCACGAGCGACAGAGCGTCTTCGAGCGGGTACAGCTTCTGACGATCAACCTTGGCTGCAAATGCTTGCAGACGCTTCGAAAGCTTAGCCATTTACACGCCCTCCACGGTGATGCCCATCGAGCGGGCGCTACCAGCGATCGTACGAACCGCTGCGTCCAGATCTGCAGCCGTCAAATCGGGCATCTTGGTCTTGGCGATATCTTCAGCTTGAGCGCGGGTAATTTTGCCGACCTTATCGGTATGCGGCTTGCTCGAACCCTTGTCCACCTTCGCTGCCTTCTTGATCAGAACCGTAGCCGGCGGCGTCTTCAGAACGAACGTGAAGCTCTTATCCGCGAATGCGGTGATCACAACAGGAATCGGCAGACCCGGTTCCAGTGCTTGAGTCTGCGCGTTGAACGCCTTGCAGAACTCCATAATGTTCAGGCCACGCTGGCCCAGTGCCGGACCGACCGGCGGCGAGGGGTTGGCTTTGCCTGCAGGAATCTGCAGCTTGATAAAGCCGATGATTTTCTTTGCCATCTTGAGAACCTCTTCGGAACGCCATGCCGACGTTCGGTGAGTAATAGCGCGCGTTCGCCGAAAAAGCTGGCTAATGACGCTCCTCAACAGTCTTTACGCGGACCGTAAGCGCGAAATACGGAACGCACCTATTGGTGCGTTCCGTAGAATTCTGGATTACAACTTTTCGACTTGGCCGAATTCCAGCTCGACCGGCGTTGCGCGGCCGAAGATTGTAACAGAAACACGGACTCGCGACTTCTCGTAATTCACTTCTTCGACGCTACCGTTGAAATCCGTGAACGGGCCTTCCTTTACCCGCACCATCTCGCCCACTTCGAACAGGGTCTTGGGGCGCGGCTTCTCCACGCCTTCCTGCATCTGCGACATGATTTTTTCGACTTCCCGAGGGGAAATCGGACTCGGGCGATTGCGTGCCCCACCGACAAAACCGGTCACCTTTGCCGTATTCTTTACGAGGTGCCATGTTTCATCTGTCATTTCCATTTCCACCAGCACATAGCCTGGGAAGAAACGACGCTCGGTCACCGATTTGTGCCCGCCCTTCACTTCGACAACTTCTTCAGTAGGAACGAGAATCTGGCCAAACTGGTCCTGCATGCCAGCACGCTCGATACGCTCCTGGAGCGCTCGTTGCACGCTCTTCTCCATACCGGAGTAGGCATGCACCACGTACCAACGCTTACCGCTCGGGGATGCCGGAGTATCGCTCATATCATTTCCAACCCAGAATCACCGAGAAAATCGCCCATTCAATGGATTTATCACTAATCCACAGAAAGATTGCCATGACCACAACGAAGCCGAAAACTACGAGTGTTGTTTGGGTCGCCTCTTTGCGAGTAGGCCAAACAACCTTACGAACTTCCTTGTATGAATCTTTGGCGAAAGCGATGAAACCCTTGCCAGGCGCCGACAACAGAGCAACTGCAACACCCGCGATCGCACCAACAGCCAAGGCAGCTCCGCGGACGTACCATTCCTGACCACTCAGCCAGAAGAACCCCACGAACCCGGCCAAGACCAGCAACACACTCGCGACCAGCATCAGCTTATCGCCAGATGTATTTACAGTTTCGACGGAAGGATTCGCCATAACACCTTACGAAGCGCCACTATAGCGCGATAGTTGGCAGGGGCAGAGGGAATCGAACCCCCAACCTTCGGTTTTGGAGACCGACGCTCTGCCAGTTGAGCTATACCCCTAAACCATTTGGGGCTGACGACACCGCCAACCCCGATACAACCGATTATCGAGAACTATCTGGCGTTACTCGATGATCTTGGCAACGACACCAGCGCCGACCGTACGGCCACCTTCACGGATCGCGAAGCGCAGGCCTTCTTCCATCGCGATCGGGTTGATGAGCTTCACCGTGATCGACACGTTATCGCCCGGCATCACCATTTCCTTGTCCTTCGGCAGCTCGATCGAGCCCGTCACGTCCGTCGTACGGAAGTAGAACTGCGGACGGTAGTTGTTGAAGAACGGCGTGTGACGACCGCCTTCGTCCT
Protein-coding regions in this window:
- the rplK gene encoding 50S ribosomal protein L11; translation: MAKKIIGFIKLQIPAGKANPSPPVGPALGQRGLNIMEFCKAFNAQTQALEPGLPIPVVITAFADKSFTFVLKTPPATVLIKKAAKVDKGSSKPHTDKVGKITRAQAEDIAKTKMPDLTAADLDAAVRTIAGSARSMGITVEGV
- the rplL gene encoding 50S ribosomal protein L7/L12, with the translated sequence MAIAKEDILEAVGSMSVLELNELVKAFEEKFGVSAAAVAVAGPAGGGAAAAAEEQTEFTVVLAEVGSNKVAVIKAVRELTGLGLKEAKDLVDGAPKPVKEAVPKAAAEEAKKKLEEAGAKVEVK
- the secE gene encoding preprotein translocase subunit SecE, with the translated sequence MANPSVETVNTSGDKLMLVASVLLVLAGFVGFFWLSGQEWYVRGAALAVGAIAGVAVALLSAPGKGFIAFAKDSYKEVRKVVWPTRKEATQTTLVVFGFVVVMAIFLWISDKSIEWAIFSVILGWK
- the rplA gene encoding 50S ribosomal protein L1 — encoded protein: MAKLSKRLQAFAAKVDRQKLYPLEDALSLVKDCASAKFDESIDVAVQLGIDAKKSDQVVRGSVVLPAGTGKSVRVAVFAQGEKAEQARAAGAEVVGMEDLAEQVKAGNLNFDIVIASPDTMRVVGTLGQILGPRGLMPNPKVGTVTPDVATAVKNAKAGQVQFRVDKAGIIHATIGRASFEPAALRSNLNALIEALQKAKPATSKGVYLRKVALSSTMGVGVRVDQTSIAAQ
- the nusG gene encoding transcription termination/antitermination protein NusG, giving the protein MSDTPASPSGKRWYVVHAYSGMEKSVQRALQERIERAGMQDQFGQILVPTEEVVEVKGGHKSVTERRFFPGYVLVEMEMTDETWHLVKNTAKVTGFVGGARNRPSPISPREVEKIMSQMQEGVEKPRPKTLFEVGEMVRVKEGPFTDFNGSVEEVNYEKSRVRVSVTIFGRATPVELEFGQVEKL
- the rplJ gene encoding 50S ribosomal protein L10 → MPLNKESKQAVVAEVSAQVAKAQTIVLAEYRGITVGDLTKLRAKAREQQVYLRVLKNTLARRAVEGTPFAPLAEQMTGPLIYGISEDAIAAAKVVNDFGKGNDKLVIKAGSYEGKVMDKAGVQALANIPSREELLSKLLFVMQAPVSGFARALAALAEKKQGEEAAA